A genomic window from Lotus japonicus ecotype B-129 chromosome 1, LjGifu_v1.2 includes:
- the LOC130743799 gene encoding 2-hydroxy-palmitic acid dioxygenase mpo1 codes for MALLDLEKHFAFYGAYHSNPINIAIHILFVWPILFTALIILYFTPPLFSPLIPYHPFVFNLGFFFAIFYALFYAALDLKAGSFTAFLTLLCWVASSFVANSLGFSLAWKVVLAAQIFCWTGQFLGHGLFEKRAPALLDNLAQAFLMAPFFVVLEILQSSFGYEPYPGFQTRVKARIEADIKQWQETKQKKRS; via the exons ATGGCGCTTTTGGATCTGGAAAAGCACTTCGCCTTCTACGGCGCATACCACAGCAACCCAATCAACATCGCAATCCACATCCTCTTCGTTTGGCCAATCCTCTTCACCGCTCTCATCATCCTCTACTTCACACCACCTCTCTTCTCTCCCCTCATCCCCTATCATCCCTTTGTTTTCAACCTCGGCTTCTTCTTCGCAATCTTCTACGCTTTGTTCTACGCCGCTCTGGATCTCAAAGCCGGTTCCTTCACCGCGTTCCTCACCCTTCTCTGCTGGGTCGCTTCAAGTTTCGTCGCAAACTCCCTCGGCTTCTCACTCGCTTGGAAG GTTGTGTTGGCTGCCCAGATTTTTTGTTGGACTGGACAGTTTCTTGGTCATGGTTTGTTTGAG AAACGTGCACCGGCTCTGTTGGACAACCTTGCTCAAGCTTTTCTAATGGCTCCATTCTTTGTGGTTCTTGAG ATCCTCCAATCATCCTTTGGATATGAACCATATCCCGGATTTCAGACTAGGGTGAAGGCGAGAATAGAAGCTGATATCAAACAGTGGCAAGAAACGAAACAAAAGAAACGTTCTTAG
- the LOC130743873 gene encoding NAC domain-containing protein 100-like, giving the protein MDLPTGFRFHPTDEELISQYLYKKVTDTNFSSIAIGDVDLNRSEPWDLPCKAKMGEKEWYFFCVKDRKYPTGLRTNRATEAGYWKATGKDKEIYRGKSLVGMKKTLVFYKGRAPKGEKSNWVMHEYRLEGKFSVPNLPKTAKNEWVLCRVFHKIAAGKKTNISGIMRLGSFGNELGSFVLPPLTETPPSIVDKTKPQRESAYVPCFSNPIDDDDDQRIQGGIFDSFSNSTLPRTPLSTGGNSSFFSAQGVQAPSNLPSPGSVYSIQDQTILTALLDNHGSYLRNSFNFKPEEDQTDVNTGFSSSVVTNQQYPPAPAAAPMDLASLWGY; this is encoded by the exons ATGGATTTGCCAACTGGGTTTAGGTTTCACCCAACTGATGAAGAGCTTATCAGTCAGTACCTTTACAAAAAGGTTACTGACACAAATTTTTCTTCTATAGCCATTGGAGATGTGGATTTGAACAGGTCTGAGCCTTGGGATTTGCcat GTAAAGCTAAAATGGGGGAGAAAGAGTGGTACTTTTTCTGTGTGAAGGACAGAAAATACCCAACTGGGCTAAGGACAAACAGAGCAACTGAAGCAGGGTACTGGAAGGCCACAGGGAAAGATAAAGAGATTTACAGAGGAAAATCTCTCGTTGGAATGAAGAAAACTCTGGTTTTCTACAAAGGAAGAGCACCTAAAGGTGAAAAATCCAACTGGGTCATGCATGAGTACAGGCTTGAGGGTAAATTCTCTGTTCCCAACCTCCCCAAAACTGCAAAG AACGAGTGGGTGCTGTGCAGGGTGTTTCACAAGATTGCAGCAGGAAAGAAGACCAATATTTCTGGGATAATGAGATTGGGATCTTTTGGAAATGAATTGGGTTCCTTTGTTCTTCCACCCTTGACAGAAACACCACCTTCCATTGTTGACAAGACCAAACCACAGCGCGAATCGGCTTACGTGCCCTGCTTCTCCAATcctattgatgatgatgatgatcaaaGAATCCAAGGTGGGATCTTTGATTCCTTCAGCAACTCAACTCTTCCAAGAACCCCACTCTCTACTGGTGGTAATTCTTCATTCTTCTCTGCTCAAGGGGTTCAAGCCCCATCAAATTTGCCATCACCGGGTTCTGTGTACAGCATCCAGGACCAGACGATCCTCACAGCTTTACTTGATAACCATGGATCATACTTGAGGAACAGTTTCAATTTCAAACCAGAAGAGGATCAAACAGATGTGAACACTGGATTCTCTTCTTCTGTTGTGACAAATCAGCAGTATCCACCTGCTCCAGCTGCAGCACCAATGGACCTAGCTAGCTTGTGGGGTTActaa